Genomic DNA from Xyrauchen texanus isolate HMW12.3.18 chromosome 28, RBS_HiC_50CHRs, whole genome shotgun sequence:
ctcttcaatggcatgcgcTGTATAAAGGTCACAGATCATACTTGCTTTCTGGAGTTTTTTGCCTACTGAAATAGTAAACATCAACTGTAACTGAAAGAACAGTACAACCTTGAACAGACTGTACTTCCATCTCTCAGCGCCTAATTTTTATTTCCATCAAATATTAAATATGGCACTACTCTAAATAAGGTCCATTGTATTTAAAATAGCAGGAAACCTAATATTTGCTTTTCAGAATAAGAGACAAACCCTCAGAGGTTCCAGTCTCTCCATTAGCAGGAGTGGGCGCACACATCTTCTTTGCACTGCTGAGGCCTCGGCTGTTGAGGAACACGGGCAGGTGGACTATGTTGCGCATGTAGTCATGGCCGTTGATGTTGGAGTCACGCAGCACGCTGTTGAGGTTCTGGTTTATGGCTTTGATGATGATGTGAGGGTCACTGGCAAAGACGGAGATGAAGGGACCTTTGGAGAACAGCACCCTCACCTGATCAGGAGGAGAATTACGAATAATGATCTTTGTTGTTGCAGGccacaaaaattacaaataactaaaaGTCTAAAATTCAACATAATCAAACTTTTGTGCTTTTTATACAAACACAGCAGTCATCTTAAGAACATACTTAAGATAACACTCACTTGACATGAGCTAGTTCCATAATCAGTATattagaaagtttttttttttgttataatcaCATTTAGGGCAAAAAGACCActaagaacacaaagaatggaaaagaaaatgCCAGTCTGATCAGTGTCTCAATGCAACTGACTAAATGAATAATACTGCCAAACAATGGGTCTGTTCATTAAGTGGAGGAAGGCCAGTCTTTGTTAGACAATCTGCAAAGACAGCTCTAAGAGACCATTCTCTCTAAATAACTCATAATAATTCAttttttgtgatatatatagcAGCAAGAGATTTCAAAGCTTGTAAGGGAGACATAGACTGTTCCATTTACAGAAAATGAAAGTGTAACAGACTGTGGCAAAAGCTATAATCCAAACTGACTTAACAGTACATTTGTGGTATACATTTTGTATCAGTCCATGCGTTTAGTGGGAATGGTGTTGCaagcgccatgctctaccagttgagctagaGGAACACAATTGGCTAGATAGCAACTGGCTCCGCAAATGTTCTCACCGTGTCTAGCATCTGTAGTACTTTGTCCTGTTCGCAGGAGTCCAGACCATCGATGATGACGACTAGACGTGTTTGGTTCTGGGTGAAGCCATCTATAGTCTTGGCCATCTTTGCCATGAGCTCCACTTCAGTCTTTAAGACCTGAGAAGTATCACGAGGACCAAAATGTATGAAGTAGGTTATCGTTTTAATGTTGAAACAATTTAGCTATTAAATGATAACAAATTATTTGATCCTGTGTATGAATACCACTTGTGTATGATTCTATGTACCGGTAGATATATATGTTACCCAAATGAACTGCAGAAGGGTAAAAGCCAGTGTAAAACGAACCTTCATAAAGCCCTCACTCTTCAGCTTGTGCATCTTGTTGGCGGCACTGTGCAGCCTTTTCCTCTGAGAGTTAAGGACCGAGTCTGTCACCTGCCACCAGGTGCGACAGTTAAGCAACAGTGCCAACCCAACTACACTCGCCATGGAAACCAGCACTGCGTTCACTGTCTGATTTAGGCCATCCACCTTGAATAGTGCCAGTAGGGCCATCCCCATGATCAAGCAGGCCAGGATGAAGAGGAAGATGACAAAGGATGGGATGCAACATGTCTTCTTCCACTTCTTTTTACCTGGGAGTAGACATGGTCACATTTTTAAATGAGAGATTGAAAAAAATCAAACATGTTCAACCTGAGAATTAGCTCTGGTATATTCAAAGATGGTTAACTTGCCTGTACCTTGAGTGTCCTCAGTTTTAAAGACTCTGAAAAGTCTGGTGGCCAAGAagccaaactctctctcacagGCATCTGAAAGAGTAGCGATCATTTCAGCCATGGACGTCTCCCCACCCACACTGGATAACCTGTTATAATCTGTAAAAAGAAACCTGTcgacagaaaatgtaaaaaaaagaggcAATCAGTTAAATCTTAACAGTCACAATCAAAGCAAGCCTGATTTTTTTTGGCTTTCTTCTAATAAAatcattttagtttttactctaTGCCTTGTTAGTTTTAGTTCAGTTTATGTTGGTTTACATATCTACCTGACCGGCAGTGCACGGGTAGTCTGTTCCGGCAGTTCAGGTGGGTTGACGAACATGAGTTTAAGCAGAAGCTCCAGGTATCCGATGTGTCGGGCCAGACGGGTGCTAATGACCCATGACCAGTTCCAGCTCTCACCCTCACGTCTGCTCCCAAAGTACACAACCACTGTGAAGTGATGGAGAATTTACACATACATTCACTTTACCTAAAAAGCTACAGCATTATAGAGTACAAGGAACAGCAAGAGATACAGTATGGACCAGTGGTGGGTGAACTGGTGGGTCGTGACCAAAACATGGGCTTCAGGTTTGATagggtcatggacagcagggaaaaatattgctattttaaataacaaatgcAGCCATACAATCGTGCATAGTTAGGACAGCAAATTAAACAGGCAAGTGTGGAGAATTAAATAGGAAAGGGTGGAGAAAATGCATGGGATAGTTTAGAATTATTGTTTGCtgagacattaaaggaatagttcacacaaaaatgttaattctctcattatttactcattcacaagccatcccagatgtgtttgactttccttcttctgatgAACCTaaacaaattagaaaaatatctcaattttgtaggtccatacaatgcaagataattccttttttactataaatgtcaactttcacttccacagtcttcttattttatttttgtaaatttgcattatttgtgcatttcactacctactgggcagggagaaaaattgacatttaaaagttcttacttttatgctgccattatatgctttttgggctttaagttctggccactatttacttgcattgtatggacctacagagctgagatattcttctaaaagaaagtcttctgcagaagaaagcaagtcatacacatctgggatggcatgagagtgcgtaaatgatgagagaattttaattattgggtgaacaatctctttaagAAATAATATTGCCAATTTTCCCTTTtcagacatttttattatattaataattgtaCATATTGTTAGGAATATACAATTCATGGCAATATTAAtaaatttcaatgtttgattttaagagtGTTTTCGGTTCAATTTTATACAATAAACCATTTTGGTATTGTGTTGGGCTGACATTTGTCCAATGTCCAATGTGAAATCTTGGTCTTGAAGAAAAAACTGTTTAGAATCACAGCAACAGATCATGTTTTGAAAGTATCATGAGCACAGAATTTGCATTAGGACAATGAATAATGAGACTGTTTCTTACCGAAGAATACGTAAagcagtgccaggatgctgagagAGATGGCGATAGCCAGCTTGGGATCCACAGTGAAGCCGAGCACCAGAGCTACAGATCCACACAGCAAAAGTGATAACAACACAACCAGCCAGGAAAACTGGAACAAAGGTTCCACCTGCTGACCTGCAAATGTCTTCATCTCATCTGAGAAAGAAATATGCCACCGATAAATATACACCAGTTGCAGAGAATGGAGCTGAACTAAACATTTCAAGCTCAGAAATAGTTAAAAAAGCTTGGTACATGCTGAACACGGGTAAACTGTGCTTTAAAATATCCTTTTCAGGTCACTTTCCTAGTTTAAGCTGAGCAACTCTAAATAACACTCACCCTCTAGTTTCTTGAGCAGGAAGGATTTGCCACTCCCCCACTGGGCATACAGACCCACACAGATGGGCGGCTGCATAGTGGGCTCGCTCAGGATGTCAGCCAAAGCACTGCTATACAGGTCATAGCCAAGCATGTCCCCGTCTGACTCTGTGGGGGACAGATGTCCTAAAGGGGACAATACAGAGAGGGGCAGAAATACACACAGGTCATACGTTTGTCCAAGTAGACTGGATGGTTGTATGCTTGATCTTATACACCTATTAGTAAACCCGTTATttagaagggggtgtccacatacttttggccatgtactTTAGTGTATGTTTACTTATTTACATAAGGAATTGCAAAGTGCAAGTCTCTGATTATTTTAGATTAACATGAAGAGTGTTGGTCAATAGTCAAGCTCGTGACTAGAGCTTGACCAGTTACAGACTTACGGGCTCCAAAAATCTGGGTGAGGATGCTCTTCTGGTGGCTGCAGTCAATGTTGTAGGGTGTCTCTCCAGCCTTGTTGGGGCGGTAGAGCAGACGGCCATCTTTAGGATTACGAAGGAGCAGTTCAGCCAGCCTGCGGCTCCGGCCACGAATTGCAATATGAAGAGGTGTGTCCCCTTTCTGCAAGCACAGAGCGCCACGTTTCAATGTTGGGTATAATCTATTAAAAGTCGCACCATGGCATTCAATTACTGTATGTCAATGAACTTGTGAAAGAAGTCTTACCTTGTCCACTGCAGACACTTTGGCCCCTTTGTCCAGAAGTAGCTCCACTATTTCTATGTTTCTCATCTTGGTTGCTTTGATTAGAGGAGTTTCAGAATCCTATACACACAAATTCAGAATCAAGACAGGCTCATAACAGTGAAAGCATCTCTTAAACCCTTTAAGATcagagggtgtttttaaagatttcctgtttcagtggcatacctaaaattaaaggcttataactcaaccaaaaaaaataaactaaacaagAAGGGTCAACTCTTTGGTATCACTGTAAAGAATTCTGAAACTCTCAGCCAAAGAAACTGCTGGAAAATCACAAAATATCTTGAGCCTTAAATTgtattcttatttttctgatttgacattaatATACCTCAGGGTGTAGATAAGGTGGTttagaaaaactgcttttgttttgttcccaatcatatcAACATATCAACAAAATTTGTGTTGATGTGACAAATCAATTAAAAGTTATTGCATTACAAACattatttatcctagtgtccaaaaacatctctaaGTTTCTAAAAgcttctccaaacaaataaaacataataattgtacataaaaactaattacacatgcaggaGACATTATTTAagaaatgagatttcacagaacaagtttcattctgtgccattttagTCATCATGGACTCTATTACATGTATTTGGCGCCTTCTCCTGATGGCCATGGACTGTTGGTAACAGTCACCAATCACAagtctctctgcccaaatatagATGACTTTTGCACTGATCTGAACACAATCCGATTGGTTTAGAATTCCATGATGCTACTTTATTtctgatgatgtcatctgatccaagaaagctaatgtgttttcaGCCAGGTTGCAAGATGCCAGATAGCCAAATTTTGTGTGcactgtgcacattgtgctttgtgtcaatgatctatgcatccgattaccttgtgtgtgcTCATAGGTAATCCCCTCCTTTAAGTAactttatgtgatattttatgttctgtttatttttcggtAAGATATAAGAGAAAGCACGGCATATGAGCAACAAATGTTGACATGAAtcataaatgtcaaagacatatacttagctattacttgctgtatttttgtctgtgagaaaTATGCTGGTTATATTCTACTCttagctttccaacaacatggctatttgatgtgttttttttctgattacaataatatatacatgtaaaattattcatatattttcaaaatgGATCACTTCTGGTTTCTCTGCAAACTTTAAGGCTCTtgatcagttttggtcataattcctacatgcactgtaaaatagagcttctaagctttcaatcATACCtaatttgtgttggtcaagactataGTTACTGATATTTtgatcattcttttttttttctcacggGCCCCATCCGACCTTAAAGGGTTAACATGGTCTGAGTTTTGCTGACCTTTACCTTAGTGGTGGTCTCTGTGTCCGGGTTACACTGCAGTATGTCTCTGACCATGGTTGCATTGCCTTTCTCTACAGCCCAGTACAGAGcagtcttgttttcctgtaacaaATTAACAGTAGTCATTTCAATTTCCTTTTAAACATCTCTGACAACCTCATTTCAATCACTTGGTGTAATCTTTATACAAACGATTAGATATCTTTATGACATTGCAGGTAAGTTACCTGTCCTCGGATGTCGATATCCGCATACTTATGCAGCAGAGCTCTTACAATCTCAACATGCCCCCCTCTCACAGCTCCAATCAGCACTGTGTCACCACTCTACAGGTTtacagcacagcacaaaacaacACATCCATTCAAAATACATCACAACCCATTAAATGCTTATACATCAGTTTACAATACAATTTCTTTCTGATTTCTAACAAAAGAAGACTAAGAGGTTCAACCCACCCTGTCAGGGATGTTGACATATGTGCCGGCATCTAGCAGGTCCTGCACAATCTCAGTGTAACCCTCTTTAGCTGCGATCATCAGGGCTGTGTTGCCATCCTTATCAGTCATGTTTACATTAGGGTTCCTCTTCAGAAGTTCTTTAACCACCTCTGTAAATCCTCCCTTCACAGCCACAATCAGTGCTGTCATTGAGTTCTaaatggaaaaagtaaaaaaaaataaaacatttaagaaaaacattctgaccatgtttacatacacttaagaaagcaggttattccagggttttagcagaaagcggcattctgaaacatcatgtataTGAGAATGCCAATTTCTTtatgccgtttaagggattaagagaaagcgcttTAACACACATAGGTTTCtcctggagaaagctgcttatgtgGCCATGCAAACACATATGCAGtgttctaacaggtttttgaagagtacgtatgtgcgtggaacagaccaaataacaaacatcataggatggagcccaacaacaagtcaacaaaacatttcttgGAATACAGTGGGAAAACCAcaaacactataaactatacccatttataaaaTACAGCTGCAAAATATAAACTATCCCTCACGTTCGCATATGCGCGCTCATACATTGAGGGAATCCTGGAGTTTTCTGTTAAGtgaaaccccactattgaagcACATCAAcacgctttctggtgtccatgtaaacgtagtcactGAGGGCTTCTGCTATTTTGCTGCTAAATGATGCCTGACAAATGCTGAGTACATACCGCCCCCTCCTGGTCAACATCAGCTCCATTCTCCAAAAGGTGCATCACACAGTCGTAGTGTCCCTTTCTTGCCGCCCATATTAGTGGGGTAGTACCGTACTAAAGGTATAGaatgacagaataaaattaaGGTAAATATACAGGTCTTTACCTTCTGTTATCATTAAGCACAGTTTGTGAGGTGTGGTTAAGCAGCATAGAGCTTACCTTATCAGAGCAGTTGACTTTGGCTCCATGCTCTAGCAAGAGCTTAACAATGTCTGCATGACCTCTACCGGCTGCCCAGATAATGGGGTACACACTGTATTGCTAGTagtccacaaaaaataaaaataatattttaatcagtGTACACATATATTAAACTTATAATATAAACGTAATATTTGGCAACAGAGTACTTGCATTGATTGGCTTGTTTATTTTCACTAGATtgtaatataattgtaattaGGTTTAGTTGACTAGTATAGGAAGCACTTCTTTCAaagctaaatgtaaaaatatttttttgtaattgctTATCTCATATTTGGAAAAGGTCATTAGAAAGGTTGCCCCTATTTACCTGTCCAGTGGTGTTTGGGTTTGCCCCACTTTCCAGCAGGATCTTAGCCACCTCAACTCTTCCTTTATATGAAGCCCATGTAAGGGCGGTCCAACCCCCCTGCGTGACACAAAGCCATTCCATTTAACATGATAGCATGTGTGCTACTTTTTCAAATtgaattacaaaaagaaaaagacatgCATTGCTTTTGACATAAACATTTGATTgatttttaaaggaacagtttaataaaatacaattctgtcattatttagtcacccgtgtgaatttctttctaacttagaacacaaaaagagatgttagaaaGAATGATAGCCTCcgttcccattcactttcattgcatgaaaaaaaatatacaatgaaaCGAAAGAGTGACTGGGGCAGTGACTGGGCAGTGactgtctccttttgtgttccacagaagaaatatgcAGGAAGGAAACTCACAAGAGGTGAGAAAGTCATAGCAGGTGATCAAGTGTATTTTTTCAGCtgatttgtttgttgtatttaaagctttttaaaagaaaagttcacccaaaaataaaaatgatctcataagttactcatgccatcccagatgtgtgaatttctttcttctgctgaacataaacaaagatttttagaagaatatttcagctctgtaggtccatacaatgcaagtgaatgatgacgagaactttgaaggtccaaaaaacatttaaaggcagcatacaatttATCTACATGAAACAAGTGGTGAAATCTAtatctgagaaacagatcactatttaagtcctttttaatatcaatatccactttcacattgttcttcttttgtttatggcgatttgcattatttgtgcatatcaccacctactgggcagggaggagaatttatagcaaaaacacacttaaatattgatctgtttctcacccacaccaatcatatcacttctgaagatatagatttaaccactggcgtcttatggattacttttatgctgcctttatgtgcattttggattcacttgcattatgaggacctatagagttgagatattcttctaaaaatcttttttgtgttaaacagaagaaagtcataaacatctgggatgggagttaggaaataatgagagaatttaaaattttggttGAAATATCCATTTAAGCTTATTAAccctttcaagtgattttaataaggaaGATTTAGAAACTGTTACCAAACAATTTGGAAAAACTTGCTTCAGAAATGGTGTCTAGCGGAAAGGTGAAAAGTTTGCCTACCTGAATATGGATTTCATATGGATtttgagcaacatgagggtgagcaaatgatggctgaactatccctttaattctagTGTACTGTCAGTCTCACCATGTCTCTGTGCTCAATGTAAGCACTGTTTTCCAGAAGCTCTTTCACCACCTCCAAATGCCCCTCCTTAGCAGCAGATATTAGAGCGGACCAGCAGTCCTATCAGGAAAAAGCACAGAGATGGGTCGCTATGGAAACTATTGAACCAATTGCAAATGTTGTCATGGGAACAGTGATGGAGTGTGCAGTAGCTGTACTTAAAAGAAAAGGCCTCAGGCAGAGTTATAATGGGCACCATTCCAAATACAGgttattaaagggcacctattatggaattttgaaaattacctttcatgtagtgtgtaacatagatttaagtgaacaaaaacatcctgcaaagttttatatatgaaagttcaccgtaaaaaaagttattgtctctcaaaagtaggagtcgactctgagtcaatttaatgaatcgtttttccaatgagtcattttccttttcgttgtgacgtcaagacgaaaaattatcaaattggccgcgcccactcattgcgcgcgcagacaccagggaaaacttgaaaatatcatgtcgacaacaagacgctgtgttctgaagtgcatatcaaaagcaacctttttttcactgcccagggacgagcatgtgaagaatcagtggctagagtttatatttacaactataccacacaagtatagcccgaaccttgtgctgtgttcgcgtcattttaatgacgattgctttacgaacatgaatgctttcaagtgtggatttgcgagccggttgatactgaaggaaggttcagtaccaagtttatttggatcagcttcgtCCTccaaatcacaacctgtaagtattattaataattgttgcttttatgtgttttttagcatgcttaataagtatttgtgtgtgttgtgtacgttacgctcagcgcagcttctaggtctccaatgtcaattttttttaaatatgtgaaatgtttgtcgatgttattggagttgtcataaagaatagagcaataacttgtagtaatgcagtgctttatcaatatgtttaagcgttgggctaacgcaaacaataactgattgggtgtttaccaccgaactttgggctatgatcgctaacataaatcaactcaaattccttctctgattttgatttttttactacaaagcggtgatgggcgttccgtttccgacaatctctgcacagagtataccattcacaactgactgggtcatctgaccaatcaccgcagattagcgtcatgcaaaggaggggtttggaaaaatgagtcgttgaacgaatcatttgggagtcggtgagcaaatcaggtaaacataaatgcatattataagacaacaaaagtgttttttgtcattgcatgcatgtaaaactgttgttggggactcccaaaacaatattaggaacattttaaatgccataataggtgccctttaaaatctgacaaaaatatTTGATGAAATATGTTCAGAATTTCTTTGAATTACTAAATGATCCTAAgtataatgtaataatttaattatagtaaGAGTAGGCTACTTTAGATTGCAGCAGCCCCAATTTATTTACTCCATATTGTAAGCTTATAATGAGAATGTAATATGCTGCTGATACATGGCAATACTTTCATAAAATTCAAACAGGATATACAGATAATTTAGAATACTTGCACCACTTCTGGTTGGTAAGTTTTATGTGAATATCTACAGTGTCTGAACTGAAACAAGAGGCATTACCAGCAAACATTCTTATTAAGCTAAAGTGAGTTTTCTCACCACATCATCCAAGTTGACATTTGCTCCCCTTCGGATAAGCTCTTGAATaatctcaagactgccctgctctGAGGCTAACATTAGAGGAGTCTGTCCATTCTGGGAAAGACACAATGAGACagaaaaaagagggagagagaaaggtcaatatttttcaacattttagCAGCCCATCTTAAATTATGTTTCACTTTCATAAATGTAAACGAATTAACTTACATCACTTCGACCATCCACCTCTTTGAACTTGTCCAGATGGGTTTTTACAGCAGTCAGGTTCTCTTCCTCTACATAGCTGAAGAGGTTTTGGATGGCCAGAGTGGTCATCTTGATGGAG
This window encodes:
- the kidins220b gene encoding kinase D-interacting substrate of 220 kDa B isoform X1, yielding MDTTTSIKMTTLAIQNLFSYVEEENLTAVKTHLDKFKEVDGRSDNGQTPLMLASEQGSLEIIQELIRRGANVNLDDVDCWSALISAAKEGHLEVVKELLENSAYIEHRDMGGWTALTWASYKGRVEVAKILLESGANPNTTGQQYSVYPIIWAAGRGHADIVKLLLEHGAKVNCSDKYGTTPLIWAARKGHYDCVMHLLENGADVDQEGANSMTALIVAVKGGFTEVVKELLKRNPNVNMTDKDGNTALMIAAKEGYTEIVQDLLDAGTYVNIPDRSGDTVLIGAVRGGHVEIVRALLHKYADIDIRGQENKTALYWAVEKGNATMVRDILQCNPDTETTTKVKDSETPLIKATKMRNIEIVELLLDKGAKVSAVDKKGDTPLHIAIRGRSRRLAELLLRNPKDGRLLYRPNKAGETPYNIDCSHQKSILTQIFGARHLSPTESDGDMLGYDLYSSALADILSEPTMQPPICVGLYAQWGSGKSFLLKKLEDEMKTFAGQQVEPLFQFSWLVVLLSLLLCGSVALVLGFTVDPKLAIAISLSILALLYVFFVVVYFGSRREGESWNWSWVISTRLARHIGYLELLLKLMFVNPPELPEQTTRALPVRFLFTDYNRLSSVGGETSMAEMIATLSDACEREFGFLATRLFRVFKTEDTQGTGKKKWKKTCCIPSFVIFLFILACLIMGMALLALFKVDGLNQTVNAVLVSMASVVGLALLLNCRTWWQVTDSVLNSQRKRLHSAANKMHKLKSEGFMKVLKTEVELMAKMAKTIDGFTQNQTRLVVIIDGLDSCEQDKVLQMLDTVRVLFSKGPFISVFASDPHIIIKAINQNLNSVLRDSNINGHDYMRNIVHLPVFLNSRGLSSAKKMCAPTPANGETGTSEGWHEELDRKLSQNSLGEQTKFGSKTTLNRRDTYRRRQMQRSVTRQMSFDLTKLLVTEDWFSDISPQTMRRLLNIVSVTGRLLRANQISFNWDRLASWINLTEQWPYRTSWLILYLEETDGIPDQTTLKTIYERISNNIPTTKDVEPLLEIDGDARSFEVFLSSRTPVLAARDVRTFLPCTVNLDPKLREIIADVRAAREQVNMSGVTYPTLPLQDGRPVSVYSQQSSACSPTASYNGPYNVPGVSPQPHSAYFSGMAGPQHPFYNRPYFPHHLCQLPWQYAGSSLPAHVPPRPFIKTGYPRDPSNGPQCKVPSLKKKQGSASVVSGTPSILLGSMSTDAVCERVRIIEGIDQSMMAQYTATIKKANVNGRVLSQCNLDELKKEMNMNFGDWQLFRTTVMELRHVESQILHEEAPSEQGSSMGGLVEPCRRTGASIHRGATGNPDTSPMYNFSISFEELSNVGVDEPPRHANPTWMATNHRTPSMSSLNSQESSNEICKLTDKQQAEYRNAYQEYIASMAQLEVGMEKPGQHTNPEDKRKDGDQDGRKSVSKRGSSKSATDNTDYASADTLDPITEEDEKVDHGSSKSVLGRKTSGEKVSLFQGADLKLKAAGGLRYQKLTSDDEESEESDNAPLLKDGNKPESKASDVSDRSLTKGKDYLSDKKDSSDSGVRSNESSPNHSLQDEEADLSQSERANLIELDEENSARKRGLPSSLSGLQDPAITRMSICSEDQCSLLASSPEESWPSSKSYNLNRTPSNTTLNNNTNTQQGNNVRHPTDSSNTTSTTNTGSDVIITPGSSTTSTTTQNENVRVVHLKRGLNPGDPTEILKVSSETVTFGEERESIL
- the kidins220b gene encoding kinase D-interacting substrate of 220 kDa B isoform X8, with product MDTTTSIKMTTLAIQNLFSYVEEENLTAVKTHLDKFKEVDGRSDNGQTPLMLASEQGSLEIIQELIRRGANVNLDDVDCWSALISAAKEGHLEVVKELLENSAYIEHRDMGGWTALTWASYKGRVEVAKILLESGANPNTTGQQYSVYPIIWAAGRGHADIVKLLLEHGAKVNCSDKYGTTPLIWAARKGHYDCVMHLLENGADVDQEGANSMTALIVAVKGGFTEVVKELLKRNPNVNMTDKDGNTALMIAAKEGYTEIVQDLLDAGTYVNIPDRSGDTVLIGAVRGGHVEIVRALLHKYADIDIRGQENKTALYWAVEKGNATMVRDILQCNPDTETTTKDSETPLIKATKMRNIEIVELLLDKGAKVSAVDKKGDTPLHIAIRGRSRRLAELLLRNPKDGRLLYRPNKAGETPYNIDCSHQKSILTQIFGARHLSPTESDGDMLGYDLYSSALADILSEPTMQPPICVGLYAQWGSGKSFLLKKLEDEMKTFAGQQVEPLFQFSWLVVLLSLLLCGSVALVLGFTVDPKLAIAISLSILALLYVFFVVVYFGSRREGESWNWSWVISTRLARHIGYLELLLKLMFVNPPELPEQTTRALPVRFLFTDYNRLSSVGGETSMAEMIATLSDACEREFGFLATRLFRVFKTEDTQGKKKWKKTCCIPSFVIFLFILACLIMGMALLALFKVDGLNQTVNAVLVSMASVVGLALLLNCRTWWQVTDSVLNSQRKRLHSAANKMHKLKSEGFMKVLKTEVELMAKMAKTIDGFTQNQTRLVVIIDGLDSCEQDKVLQMLDTVRVLFSKGPFISVFASDPHIIIKAINQNLNSVLRDSNINGHDYMRNIVHLPVFLNSRGLSSAKKMCAPTPANGETGTSEGWHEELDRKLSQNSLGEQTKFGSKTTLNRRDTYRRRQMQRSVTRQMSFDLTKLLVTEDWFSDISPQTMRRLLNIVSVTGRLLRANQISFNWDRLASWINLTEQWPYRTSWLILYLEETDGIPDQTTLKTIYERISNNIPTTKDVEPLLEIDGDARSFEVFLSSRTPVLAARDVRTFLPCTVNLDPKLREIIADVRAAREQVNMSGVTYPTLPLQDGRPVSVYSQQSSACSPTASYNGPYNVPGVSPQPHSAYFSGMAGPQHPFYNRGSASVVSGTPSILLGSMSTDAVCERVRIIEGIDQSMMAQYTATIKKANVNGRVLSQCNLDELKKEMNMNFGDWQLFRTTVMELRHVESQILHEEAPSEQGSSMGGLVEPCRRTGASIHRGATGNPDTSPMYNFSISFEELSNVGVDEPPRHANPTWMATNHRTPSMSSLNSQESSNEICKLTDKQQAEYRNAYQEYIASMAQLEVGMEKPGQHTNPEDKRKDGDQDGRKSVSKRGSSKSATDNTDYASADTLDPITEEDEKVDHGSSKSVLGRKTSGEKVSLFQGADLKLKAAGGLRYQKLTSDDEESEESDNAPLLKDGNKPESKASDVSDRSLTKGKDYLSDKKDSSDSGVRSNESSPNHSLQDEEADLSQSERANLIELDEENSARKRGLPSSLSGLQDPAITRMSICSEDQCSLLASSPEESWPSSKSYNLNRTPSNTTLNNNTNTQQGNNVRHPTDSSNTTSTTNTGSDVIITPGSSTTSTTTQNENVRVVHLKRGLNPGDPTEILKVSSETVTFGEERESIL